A region of Streptomyces deccanensis DNA encodes the following proteins:
- a CDS encoding amidohydrolase yields MPQSQVTGPADLVLTGGPVHTVDPARSRATAVAVHGGRITAVGHDEVHALIGPGTEVVDLAGKLLLPGFQDAHVHPQGAGLELGLCHLADTVDPAEYLRRIRAYADAHPDVEWITGGGWSLEAFPGGAPTAAALDAVVPDRPVFLPNRDHHGAWVNSKALERAGIDARTPDPADGRIERDADGRPTGMLQEGAVHLVGRLVPDPTPEEQLAALLRAQAVLHSHGVTAWQDAIVGAYANMTDPAPSYRAALDRGLLTARVVGALWWDRERGAEQIPELVARREELSRGRFRAGTVKIMQDGIAENHTAAMLDPYLTGCGCASDGSGISFVEPGELRKYVTELDALGFQVHFHALGDRAVREALDAVEAARTANGHRDTRHHLAHLQVVHPDDVRRFRALGATANLQMLWAAHEPQMDELTLPFLGPERGARQYPFGDLLRAGATLAAGSDWPVSSPDPLQAVHVAVNRVSPDAPEGTPEFLPAQRLDLGTALAAYTAGSAYANHLDALTGSITVGKAADLVVLDRDPFTRPADEIAATRVLQTFVDGARVHAAPDA; encoded by the coding sequence ATGCCTCAGTCCCAGGTCACGGGCCCCGCCGACCTCGTCCTCACTGGCGGGCCCGTCCACACCGTCGATCCCGCGCGCAGCCGTGCCACCGCCGTGGCCGTGCACGGCGGACGGATCACGGCCGTCGGCCATGACGAGGTGCACGCCCTCATCGGGCCCGGCACCGAGGTCGTCGACCTCGCCGGGAAGCTGCTGCTGCCCGGCTTCCAGGACGCCCACGTCCATCCGCAGGGCGCCGGCCTGGAACTGGGCCTGTGCCATCTCGCCGACACGGTCGACCCCGCCGAGTACCTGCGGCGGATCCGGGCGTACGCCGACGCGCACCCGGACGTCGAGTGGATCACCGGCGGCGGCTGGTCCCTGGAGGCCTTCCCCGGCGGCGCCCCCACCGCCGCCGCGCTCGACGCGGTCGTCCCCGACCGGCCCGTCTTCCTGCCCAACCGCGACCACCACGGCGCCTGGGTCAACTCCAAGGCCCTGGAGCGGGCCGGGATCGACGCCCGTACCCCCGACCCCGCCGACGGCCGTATCGAACGCGACGCCGACGGCCGCCCGACCGGCATGCTCCAGGAGGGCGCCGTCCACCTCGTCGGCCGCCTGGTGCCCGACCCCACCCCCGAGGAACAGCTCGCCGCCCTGCTGCGCGCCCAGGCCGTGCTGCACTCCCACGGGGTCACCGCCTGGCAGGACGCCATCGTCGGCGCGTACGCCAACATGACCGACCCTGCACCCTCCTACCGTGCTGCCCTGGACCGGGGACTCCTCACCGCCCGCGTCGTCGGCGCCCTCTGGTGGGACCGGGAGCGCGGCGCCGAGCAGATCCCCGAACTCGTCGCGCGGCGCGAGGAGTTGAGCAGGGGGCGGTTCCGCGCCGGGACGGTGAAGATCATGCAGGACGGCATCGCCGAGAACCACACGGCCGCGATGCTCGACCCGTATCTCACCGGCTGCGGTTGCGCCTCGGACGGCAGCGGCATCAGCTTCGTCGAACCGGGTGAGCTGAGGAAGTACGTCACCGAACTCGACGCGCTCGGCTTCCAGGTGCACTTCCACGCCCTCGGCGACCGCGCGGTGCGCGAGGCGCTCGACGCCGTGGAGGCCGCCCGTACCGCCAACGGTCATCGCGACACCCGCCATCACCTGGCGCACCTCCAGGTGGTGCACCCCGACGACGTACGGCGGTTCCGGGCGCTCGGCGCCACCGCCAACCTGCAGATGCTGTGGGCCGCCCACGAGCCCCAGATGGACGAGCTCACTCTGCCGTTCCTCGGGCCGGAACGGGGCGCCCGGCAGTACCCGTTCGGCGATCTGCTGCGCGCCGGGGCCACGCTCGCGGCGGGCAGCGACTGGCCCGTCAGCAGCCCCGACCCGCTCCAGGCGGTGCACGTCGCCGTCAACCGCGTCTCCCCGGACGCCCCCGAGGGCACCCCGGAGTTCCTGCCCGCCCAGCGCCTCGACCTCGGCACCGCCCTCGCCGCGTACACGGCGGGCAGCGCCTACGCCAACCACCTCGACGCCCTCACGGGCAGCATCACGGTCGGTAAGGCGGCCGACCTGGTCGTCCTCGACCGTGACCCGTTCACGCGCCCGGCCGACGAGATCGCGGCCACCCGGGTCCTGCAGACCTTCGTGGACGGAGCACGCGTCCACGCGGCACCCGACGCCTGA
- a CDS encoding APC family permease: MSSTPLRRSLGVVDGVAIAASSTAATTSIAIGMGTIATIVGLQGPALLLLAFLPVLGIATAYARLNRSEPNCGNGYTWVGRTLGPWPGFLTGWVTLVGSVIFCAYTSAVMGSVVLVFANKAGLDSLAGVALDPTSTGVSTAVGLVLLLGLTALAVTGTRTTTRFQFALLVFEYAVLIGFCGWALVTGEQSFSLSWFNPFEIADATTFAQGMVLAVFFFWGWDAAFSVTEETRKPGDAARGGLIALFAMLGLFLFASVAFQREMSLAELIENGPQALPYLGQKLAAEPWATLPLVALMFSAAASVQSTLIPTARGLLAMGRDRTMGPLWTRVHPRYGTPAAGTVVVLAVAASIALLAVALPKLSDMLLAAVNAIGLLVALYYGLTALACAVRFRSTRREGLRTAVLAVGVPAVSGLILLGLGGYLGYSYLTMSDHFELSPDNGWFMFSLPAAIVLAGLGMAAVAKYVRRSPYFTTGRGTDAEAITLPMDRTPA, encoded by the coding sequence CCCCTTGCGCCGCTCCCTCGGCGTGGTCGACGGCGTCGCCATCGCCGCCTCCAGCACGGCCGCCACCACCAGCATCGCCATCGGCATGGGCACGATCGCGACCATCGTGGGGCTCCAGGGGCCGGCCCTGCTGCTCCTCGCCTTCCTGCCCGTGCTCGGCATCGCGACCGCCTACGCCCGGCTCAACCGCTCGGAGCCGAACTGCGGCAACGGCTACACCTGGGTCGGCAGGACCCTGGGCCCCTGGCCGGGCTTCCTGACCGGCTGGGTCACCCTGGTCGGCTCGGTCATCTTCTGCGCCTACACCAGCGCCGTCATGGGCTCGGTCGTCCTGGTCTTCGCCAACAAGGCCGGACTGGACAGCCTCGCGGGCGTCGCCCTCGATCCGACGTCCACCGGCGTCAGCACGGCGGTCGGGCTGGTGCTCCTGCTGGGACTGACCGCCCTCGCCGTGACCGGCACCCGCACCACGACCCGCTTCCAGTTCGCGCTGCTGGTCTTCGAGTACGCCGTGCTCATCGGGTTCTGCGGATGGGCCCTCGTCACCGGTGAGCAGTCCTTCTCGCTGTCCTGGTTCAACCCCTTCGAGATCGCCGACGCCACCACCTTCGCCCAGGGCATGGTCCTCGCGGTGTTCTTCTTCTGGGGCTGGGACGCGGCCTTCAGCGTCACGGAGGAGACCAGAAAGCCGGGCGACGCGGCCCGGGGCGGCCTGATCGCGCTGTTCGCGATGCTGGGCCTGTTCCTCTTCGCCTCGGTGGCCTTCCAGCGGGAGATGAGCCTCGCCGAGCTGATCGAGAACGGTCCGCAGGCGCTGCCGTACCTCGGACAGAAACTGGCCGCCGAACCCTGGGCCACCCTGCCCCTGGTCGCCCTGATGTTCTCCGCCGCGGCCTCCGTGCAGTCCACCCTCATCCCCACGGCACGAGGGCTGCTCGCGATGGGCCGGGACCGCACGATGGGCCCGCTGTGGACCCGGGTCCACCCGCGCTACGGCACCCCCGCCGCCGGCACGGTCGTCGTGCTCGCCGTCGCGGCCTCGATCGCGCTGCTGGCCGTCGCCCTGCCCAAGCTGAGCGACATGCTGCTGGCCGCCGTCAACGCCATCGGCCTGCTCGTCGCCCTCTACTACGGCCTGACCGCGCTCGCGTGCGCCGTCCGCTTCCGGTCCACGCGGCGCGAGGGGCTGCGCACGGCGGTGCTCGCCGTCGGGGTGCCCGCCGTGTCCGGACTCATCCTGCTCGGCCTCGGCGGCTACCTCGGCTACTCCTACCTGACCATGAGCGACCACTTCGAACTGAGCCCCGACAACGGGTGGTTCATGTTCTCCCTGCCCGCCGCCATCGTCCTGGCGGGTCTCGGGATGGCCGCGGTCGCCAAGTACGTGCGCCGGTCGCCGTACTTCACCACGGGACGCGGCACCGACGCCGAGGCCATCACCCTGCCCATGGACCGCACACCGGCCTGA
- a CDS encoding LacI family DNA-binding transcriptional regulator gives MTRGTGRGGSPAAPSSTDVARLAGVSQKTVSRVFNDEPYVSADVRRRVTEAAERLGYRRNNAARALASGRTRSIGVVTLGTALYGPASLLMGVERVVRDTGYALRVVNTVEGDPAGIAGAVDSLLDQGVDGIVISEPIDESGENGDTAPRVAVPVLVIGAPPFVTAPAVLNAGDGADLMARTATEHLLALGHTTVHHLAGPQRWYAARDRLEGWRATLTAHGKDVPEVVTGDWSAASGYTAGRALAENRDVTAVFAANDDMAIGLIRALAEAGRRVPEDVSVVGFDDIPVAAYVTPPLTTVRQPFDAVAQEGLKRLVHAIENPDADPLPPSDPPIDLVVRASTAPPPSRTTPARGRRTASRRRAVTPAPVPPDGGGRSQH, from the coding sequence ATGACGCGAGGTACAGGGCGGGGCGGGAGCCCCGCGGCGCCGAGCAGCACGGATGTGGCACGGCTGGCCGGGGTCTCGCAGAAGACCGTGTCGAGGGTCTTCAACGACGAGCCGTACGTCTCCGCCGACGTGCGCCGACGGGTCACGGAGGCCGCGGAGCGGCTCGGTTACCGGCGCAACAACGCCGCGCGGGCGCTGGCCTCCGGGCGGACGCGCTCCATCGGGGTGGTGACGCTGGGAACGGCCCTGTACGGCCCGGCCTCGCTGCTCATGGGGGTCGAGCGGGTCGTCCGGGACACGGGCTACGCGCTCCGCGTGGTCAACACCGTGGAGGGCGACCCGGCCGGAATCGCCGGTGCCGTGGACTCCCTGCTCGACCAGGGCGTGGACGGCATCGTCATCTCCGAGCCGATCGACGAGTCGGGCGAGAACGGGGACACGGCCCCGCGTGTCGCCGTGCCGGTGCTGGTCATCGGCGCCCCGCCGTTCGTCACCGCGCCCGCCGTGCTGAACGCGGGTGACGGCGCCGACCTGATGGCGCGTACCGCCACCGAACACCTGCTGGCGCTGGGCCACACGACGGTCCATCACCTCGCGGGCCCGCAGCGGTGGTACGCCGCCCGGGACCGTCTGGAAGGGTGGCGGGCGACCCTCACGGCACACGGGAAGGACGTGCCGGAGGTCGTCACCGGCGACTGGTCGGCCGCGTCCGGCTACACGGCGGGGCGCGCGCTGGCCGAGAACCGGGACGTCACCGCCGTCTTCGCCGCCAACGACGACATGGCGATCGGTCTGATCCGCGCGCTGGCGGAGGCCGGACGCCGGGTGCCGGAGGACGTCAGCGTCGTCGGCTTCGACGACATCCCGGTCGCCGCCTATGTGACCCCTCCCCTGACCACGGTGCGCCAGCCGTTCGACGCCGTCGCGCAGGAAGGGCTCAAGCGGCTCGTGCACGCCATCGAGAACCCCGACGCGGACCCGCTGCCGCCGAGCGACCCACCCATCGACCTCGTCGTCCGCGCCTCGACCGCGCCGCCCCCGAGCCGGACGACCCCGGCTCGCGGCCGACGCACCGCCTCCCGCCGCCGGGCGGTCACCCCCGCCCCGGTGCCTCCGGACGGAGGTGGCCGGTCACAGCACTGA